In the genome of Pempheris klunzingeri isolate RE-2024b chromosome 3, fPemKlu1.hap1, whole genome shotgun sequence, one region contains:
- the LOC139199370 gene encoding dromaiocalcin-1-like, with the protein MTFLPFYCFNSSVVEVKKTWEKALKHCRKTHAKLISLLSETEHWLAQKAIQRVQITERVWFGLRYLSDRWLWVDKHPLVYQAWPRGGDQDHQCPAWKRCGALTKGGLWENRDCQERLHFICM; encoded by the coding sequence ATGACATTCCTCCCTTTCTACTGCTTCAATAGTAGCGtggtggaggtgaagaagaCGTGGGAGAAGGCTCTGAAACACTGCAGAAAGACTCATGCTAAGCTCATCAGCCTGCTCTCTGAGACAGAGCACTGGCTGGCCCAGAAAGCGATCCAGAGAGTCCAGATCACTGAGCGGGTGTGGTTCGGCCTGCGTTACCTGAGCGACCGCTGGCTATGGGTGGACAAGCACCCTCTGGTGTACCAGGCCTGGCCCCGAGGAGGAGATCAGGACCATCAGTGTCCAGCGTGGAAACGCTGTGGAGCTTTAACCAAAGGGGGACTGTGGGAGAACCGGGACTGCCAGGAGAGACTCCACTTCATCTGCATGTGA